Below is a window of Candidatus Zixiibacteriota bacterium DNA.
CGGAAATAGTCGGCATGCGCGGGTCATCCCATCCCGAGACAAAACCATCGCGCACCAGTTCCAGAAGCCGCCGCTTGCTCATAACCGTATAAGTGAGATTCAATCGGGCAAATTCAATCTGGCGCGGGTGATGTATCCCCAGCTCGTCGATATACCAGTCATAAAGCGGACGATGATCCTCGAATTCAAGGGTGCAGATGGAATGCGTGATTCCCTCGATAGAATCGGACTGACCATGCGCCCAGTCGTACATCGGATAGATGCACCATTTGTCGCCGGTGCGGTGGTGCGAGGCGTGAAGAATGCGGTACATCACCGGGTCGCGCATATTGAGATTGGGCGAGGCCATGTCGATTTTGGCGCGCAGGGTGCGCGAACCATCGGGAAACTCGCCGTCACGCATCCGCGCAAAAAGGTCGAGATTTTCCTCCACTGTCCGGTTGCGATAGGGGCTTTCTTTCCCCGGCTGAGTCAGTGTCCCCCGGTGCTCCCGAATCTGGTCGGAGTTCAGATCGCAAACATAAGCTTTCCCCTTCTTTGTCAACCGCACCGCGTATTCATAAAGTTGGCCGAAATAATCGGAGGCGTAATATTCGCGGTCGCCCCAGTCGAATCCCAGCCAGCGGATATCCTTCTTGATCGATTCGATATATTCGATCTCTTCCTTGATCGGATTGGTATCATCGAAACGCAAATTATAAATGCCGCCATACTGGAGGCCAATGCCGAAATTGAGGCAAATCGATTTGGCATGTCCGATATGAAGATACCCGTTCGGCTCCGGCGGGAAACGGGTCATGACTTTCCCCTGAAAGCGATTGCTCTTCAGATCGCTATCAATAATCTCACGAATGAAATCGACCGGGGTAACGGCTTCGCGTTTTTCTATACCCATAATTTCCTCTTCATCGCGGCATTTGCTCCATTCTACAAATTTTCGGCATTTTAAACACTTTTATTACCCGGCTACAAGGCCGGGCATGCAATAGATACGAAAGATATATTCAATTGCCGGCGCCATCAAGGAGATTTTATACCGGGCAAGAATAGAAATAGGGACCGAGCTACTCAGTCCCTATTAAAAAATGGTCTATGACAGTCTCTTCTATATGGAGGAGAGATATTCGTGCATCGAGCGGGCGGCTTTGCGTCCGGCGCCCATCGCCAGAATCACCGTGGCGGCACCGGTGACCACATCACCTCCGGCCCAAACCCGGTCCATGGAGGTTTTGCCGGTGGCTTCATCGGCCACGATATTTCCCTTTTTCCCGACCTGCAAGGCCGGCGTTGCGGCCGCAATCAGTGGATTGGGGCTGTTGCCGATGGCGCAAACTACGGCATCGACCTCGACAATGGTCTCGGAGCCTTTAATCGGTATCGGCGAGCGTCTTCCCGAAGCATCCGGCTCACCCAGCTCCATTCTCAGGAATTCCATCTGCCGCACCCAGCCGTTCGAGTCGCCGATATAGCGGATAGGCAGGGTCAAATAATCGAATATCACGCCCTCTTCCTCGGCGTTTTCGATCTCCTCGAGACGCGCCGGCATCTCCTGACGCGAACGGCGGTAAATGATTCGGGATTCGGCGCCCAGTCGGAGCGCCGTGCGGGCGCAGTCCATGGCAACATTTCCGCCGCCGACCACCGCCACCCGCCTGTGCTTCTTGACCGGCGTATTATAAGCGGGGAACAGAAACCCTTTCATCAGGTTCATGCGGGTCAGATATTCGTTGGCTGAGTAAACGCCGTTCAAATTCTCGCCGGGAATATCCATAAACCACGGAAGGCCCGCCCCCGAACCGACAAAGACGGCATCATATTCTTTGAGGAGGCTGTCCATGGTTTTGGTTTTTCCGACCACAAAATCGGGAACCAGCTCCACGCCCAATTTCTGCAGATAATCGACCTCGCGATTGACAATGACTTTGGGAAGACGGAATTCCGGGATGCCATAAGTCAGCACTCCGCCCAGCATATGGAGAGCTTCGAAAATAGTGATCTTATGTCCCAGTTTGACGAGGTCGCCGGCTACGGTCAGCCCGGCCGGCCCGCCGCCGACCACGGCCACTTTTTTCCCGGTTGGAGCGGGAATATCCGGTATCTCCGGCTCTTTCTGGGTCGCTTCCCAGTCGGCCACGAAGCGTTCCAGTCTGCCGATCGCTATCTGCCCGCCTTTCTTGATCAGTACGCAGGTCGATTCGCACTGCTCCTCTTGCGGGCAGACCCGCCCGCAGACAGCGGGAAGAAGATTTTTCTCTTTCATTTTCTTTATCCCGGAGAGAAAATCACCGGCGGCGACCGCTTTGATGAATCCCGGGATATCAATTTCGACCGGGCATTTTCCGACACAGAGCGGTTTCTTGCACTGCAGACAGCGTAGGGCCTCCTCGATCGCGGTCTCGGGCGTGTATCCCAGCGCCACCTCGCTGAAATTGTACTTGCGTACATCGTGGTGCTGCTTGGGCATTTCCCGTCTATTCAAATCCAGCTTCTTTTTTGGTTGCGGTTCGGTCATAGGACTTTTTCCTGTACTCTAATACTATGTTCTTCGCATCGGCTCGAGGAGAGCATGATGACTTCTTCATTCATATATGTTTTGCGGCGCTGCAGCAGTTCGGCCCAATCGACCTGGTGGCCGTCAAAATCGGGGCCGTCCACACAGGCAAACTTGGTTTTGCCTCCGACCGAGACCCGGCAGACACCGCACATCCCGGTTCCGTCAATCATGATCGGATTCAGGCTGACAATGGTTTTGATGCCGTAGGGCCGGCTCATATCGGACCCACGTTTCATGAGAAAAGTACACCCGTTGATAATGACCCGGTCTATGGCAATATCGGCGGCTTTCATTATTTCCGGTATCCGCACGGCATGACCTTTGAATCCTTTGGTGCCGTCACGGGTGATGAAAATCAATTTGTCGGAAACCTTTCGGAATTTCTCTTCCCAGTAAACCAGGTAAGAACTCCGGGCTTCAACAACCGTGGTGACCTTGTTCCCTTTTTCTTTCAGAGCGCGAGCGATAGGATAGATACTGCCGATACCGTAGCATCCGGCCAGGCAAAGCACAGAACCAAATTCCCCGATCTCGGTCGCATTACCCAGCGGTCCGACCACGGTAGGGATAGTCATACCGGCTTTGAGGGCGGCCAACTTGCCGGTAGTACCGCCCACCTCCATAAAGATAATAGTCAGAGTCCCCTTTTCGGCGTCCCAATCGGAAACAGAAAGAGGAATCCTCTCGCCGTCGTCATCGGCCCGAACAATCACAAACTGTCCCGGCTGAATCTGGGCGGCCACGGCCGGGGCCTCCACCACTATCTGGTGGATATTAGGCACGATCATCTCATTTGATATCAGCTTAAACATATTTTTTCCTCATTCTGACCGCAAAGGGGTTGGTTCCGATGACCTCATCCTGGCGCAAAATAACCGACATTGTTCCCGGAGGCTGTTCCGCCCGAATATCCGCCTTCCAGATTCTTTCAAACCGCTCGGAACTGACAACGACTTCATCATCAAGGGCAATACCGGCCCGGTCGGCATCCTCGGGGTTAAGCTGCACGACGCCGTCGACAAAGAGCTTCTTCAATCCATCGACCCAATTGGATAGCGGGAATCCGCGATAATTATTCTCTTCCGCATAAGTGTGAAGCAAATAAGGATACTCCTTAACGGAGCCGATCTCAGCGGAGGAAATCGATAGCGACTCGGCCAGCATGCCTTCAGAGGCCAGCGCTTCCGGGCGGCGATCAAAGAGGTCGGCCTCGCGGAACCCTTTAACAACGGCAGCTATTTCCTTCTGAATTTCGGCGACACCGGCGTAGGCAAAACCAAATTTGTCCATTTTCCGGGCAATCATAACCAGCCATTGCCAGTCGGCAAGAGC
It encodes the following:
- a CDS encoding glutamine--tRNA ligase/YqeY domain fusion protein; this encodes MGIEKREAVTPVDFIREIIDSDLKSNRFQGKVMTRFPPEPNGYLHIGHAKSICLNFGIGLQYGGIYNLRFDDTNPIKEEIEYIESIKKDIRWLGFDWGDREYYASDYFGQLYEYAVRLTKKGKAYVCDLNSDQIREHRGTLTQPGKESPYRNRTVEENLDLFARMRDGEFPDGSRTLRAKIDMASPNLNMRDPVMYRILHASHHRTGDKWCIYPMYDWAHGQSDSIEGITHSICTLEFEDHRPLYDWYIDELGIHHPRQIEFARLNLTYTVMSKRRLLELVRDGFVSGWDDPRMPTISGLRRRGYTPESIRTFAERIGVAKRDSMVDVAVLEDCVREDLNIRAPRIMAVLRPLKVILDNYPENQVEEFETVNNPEDPSMGTRRVPFSKVLYIEREDFSENPPKGYFRLVPGGEVRLKHAYFVKCVKVVKDASGEVTELHCTYDPATRGGDALDGRKVKGTLHWVSAAHAFDAEVRLYDHLFTKEDPGNLDEGEDFKSCLNAASLETLKGCKIERNIASALPESRYQFLRHGYFFVDPTDSRPGAPIFNRVVSLKDTWTKKK
- the gltA gene encoding NADPH-dependent glutamate synthase — encoded protein: MTEPQPKKKLDLNRREMPKQHHDVRKYNFSEVALGYTPETAIEEALRCLQCKKPLCVGKCPVEIDIPGFIKAVAAGDFLSGIKKMKEKNLLPAVCGRVCPQEEQCESTCVLIKKGGQIAIGRLERFVADWEATQKEPEIPDIPAPTGKKVAVVGGGPAGLTVAGDLVKLGHKITIFEALHMLGGVLTYGIPEFRLPKVIVNREVDYLQKLGVELVPDFVVGKTKTMDSLLKEYDAVFVGSGAGLPWFMDIPGENLNGVYSANEYLTRMNLMKGFLFPAYNTPVKKHRRVAVVGGGNVAMDCARTALRLGAESRIIYRRSRQEMPARLEEIENAEEEGVIFDYLTLPIRYIGDSNGWVRQMEFLRMELGEPDASGRRSPIPIKGSETIVEVDAVVCAIGNSPNPLIAAATPALQVGKKGNIVADEATGKTSMDRVWAGGDVVTGAATVILAMGAGRKAARSMHEYLSSI
- a CDS encoding sulfide/dihydroorotate dehydrogenase-like FAD/NAD-binding protein yields the protein MFKLISNEMIVPNIHQIVVEAPAVAAQIQPGQFVIVRADDDGERIPLSVSDWDAEKGTLTIIFMEVGGTTGKLAALKAGMTIPTVVGPLGNATEIGEFGSVLCLAGCYGIGSIYPIARALKEKGNKVTTVVEARSSYLVYWEEKFRKVSDKLIFITRDGTKGFKGHAVRIPEIMKAADIAIDRVIINGCTFLMKRGSDMSRPYGIKTIVSLNPIMIDGTGMCGVCRVSVGGKTKFACVDGPDFDGHQVDWAELLQRRKTYMNEEVIMLSSSRCEEHSIRVQEKVL